From the genome of Eucalyptus grandis isolate ANBG69807.140 chromosome 2, ASM1654582v1, whole genome shotgun sequence, one region includes:
- the LOC120290681 gene encoding putative disease resistance protein RGA3: protein MRSKIEDIDHRLQEIIKQKDSLSLREKEASQSASDRAQQRPITTYVPEPCFVGREKEKMDVIQLLIEEEEGINNINAIPKIIPIIGMGGVGKTTLAQQVYHDASYFDVKAWACVSNDFDVAAITRRILQDIPGLSGKGNDLDRPQEKLWKHLSGKRFLIVLDDVWTEKYEEWTNLLKTFQAGAEGSVIVLTARNLRVASMAGAPAYHLKELPEDACLTLLAYHALGAKNFDHHTPLKSFGEKIVMKCKGLPLAVKMLGGLLRTHVDPHEWEAISKSRIWDLPEARNEILPSLKLSYHHLPPHLKRCFAYCAIFPRITK, encoded by the coding sequence ATGAGGTCCAAAATAGAGGATATCGACCATCGACTGCAGGAGATTATCAAGCAGAAAGATAGCCTAAGCCTGAGAGAGAAGGAGGCCAGCCAGTCCGCATCCGACCGAGCCCAGCAGCGGCCTATCACGACGTATGTCCCAGAGCCTTGTTTTGTAGgtagggagaaggaaaagatggaCGTCATTCAATTgttgattgaagaagaagaaggcatcaACAACATAAATGCGATCCCGAAAATAATTCCCATAATAGGGATGGGAGGGGTCGGGAAGACCACTCTAGCCCAGCAAGTCTATCATGACGCCAGCTATTTCGATGTCAAAGCATGGGCTTGCGTGTCCAATGACTTCGACGTGGCCGCCATTACAAGGAGGATTTTGCAGGATATCCCTGGTTTGTCTGGCAAAGGCAACGACCTAGACCGGCCCCAAGAGAAGTTGTGGAAACATCTGTCTGGGAAGAGATTCCTTATCGTTTTGGATGATGTTTGGACAGAGAAGTACGAAGAGTGGACCAATCTCCTGAAGACTTTCCAAGCCGGAGCTGAGGGGAGCGTGATCGTCCTTACAGCTCGTAACCTCCGTGTTGCTTCAATGGCCGGTGCTCCGGCATACCATCTGAAGGAGCTGCCTGAAGATGCTTGCTTGACTTTACTGGCCTATCACGCTCTTGGCGCCAAAAATTTCGACCACCACACCCCTCTTAAATCATTCGGTGAGAAAATAGTGATGAAGTGCAAAGGCTTGCCGTTGGCTGTGAAGATGTTGGGCGGACTACTACGTACCCACGTCGATCCCCACGAGTGGGAAGCTATATCCAAAAGCCGAATTTGGGATCTACCAGAAGCGAGAAACGAGATCCTTCCCTCTTTGAAACTCAGTTATCACCATCTCCCCCCTCATCTGAAGAGATGTTTTGCTTACTGCGCGATTTTCCCAAGGATTACGAAATAG
- the LOC120290682 gene encoding putative disease resistance protein At3g14460: protein MAEGLVHRSEGENLWKTGLNYFKELVSRSFFQESSSNSLWFSMHDLLNDLAKSVAGPTHFSSRGFESESNESNASSARHASFISSYGIASERLTVYHRMKRLRSFISLQPRPRKFAMLHLSQSVLGDLLLDLKYLRVFSLSHYCINAIPDCVGKLRHLHYLNLSYTEIERLPESIGGLFNLEALILRGCPYLAGLPQGVEKLISLRYLDIRETRSLQTMPRRIGNLVNLEILSKFIVGTENGRRLKELKHLEQQGELLISELHRVKDAGDAKDANLHMKRGIDRLIMKWSEPLVDSRNAELEMKVVDFLQPHKDLQDLTISYYSGIEFPFWLEIHRISTWSLCACVAVVMSDHYHHSGCYPPERTAHRRSGCCDWTHFNGAEEIEVPFPCLQHLMVRNCPMLKGRLPEKIDALVRLDIDSCPLLDASPAVSLSSLRELYFRGCNEVTFKSLVNMTSLTTLAVENVEGLACFPLGYTSFSTKLEKLEGVKSLAEIVSDLGHQHHVQLLEDVRIFYCEQLGSLPRSLHKLSHLTRLTIFGCAALELEHFPPLPASVSEFSLWSCPNVKSLPDKLHHLTSLRSLYIVDCENIKCFPRGGLPPNIETFEVRVCVNMEQHVGEWGLHTLASLQSLWIDGSVGGLGDMVCFPPEGDGNDHDLLLPLSPILISPT from the exons ATGGCGGAGGGCTTGGTACACAGAAGCGAAGGAGAGAACCTCTGGAAGACAGGTCTTAATTATTTCAAGGAGTTAGTATCGAGATCGTTTTTTCAAGAATCAAGCAGCAACAGTTTGTGGTTCTCGATGCATGATCTTCTGAATGACCTTGCAAAGTCAGTTGCTGGCCCGACGCACTTTAGCTCACGGGGGTTTGAGTCAGAGAGCAATGAGAGTAATGCATCTTCAGCTCGTCACGCATCCTTCATTTCGAGCTACGGAATTGCATCCGAAAGACTTACCGTGTATCACAGAATGAAGCGACTAAGAAGCTTCATCTCATTGCAACCGCGACCCAGGAAGTTCGCGATGTTGCATTTGTCCCAAAGCGTGCTAGGTGACTTGCTGTTGGACTTGAAGTATTTGAGGGTGTTTTCGTTGAGTCATTATTGCATCAACGCGATACCAGACTGTGTAGGTAAATTGAGGCATCTGCACTATCTTAATTTATCTTACACTGAGATTGAAAGGCTTCCTGAATCCATCGGTGGGCTGTTCAACCTAGAGGCTTTGATATTACGGGGTTGCCCATACCTTGCTGGATTGCCTCAAGGTGTTGAGAAGCTGATTAGTTTACGATATCTCGACATTCGAGAAACCCGGAGCCTACAAACCATGCCACGACGTATAGGTAACTTGGTGAATCTTGAGATTTTGTCCAAGTTTATAGTGGGAACAGAGAACGGGCGGAGGTTAAAGGAGTTAAAACACCTTGAGCAACAGGGGGAACTGTTAATCTCTGAGTTGCATAGGGTAAAAGACGCTGGAGATGCTAAGGATGCTAATCTACATATGAAGCGTGGAATTGACCGGTTAATCATGAAATGGAGCGAACCCCTTGTAGATTCGCGGAACGCAGAGCTTGAAATGAAGGTCGTTGACTTTCTTCAGCCTCATAAAGACCTTCAAGATCTCACAATCTCCTACTACAGCGGCATTGAATTCCCTTTCTGGTTGGAAATCCATCGCATCTCAACATGGTCTCTTTGCGCTTGTGTGGCTGTTGTAATGTCGGATCATTACCATCACTCGGGCTGCTATCCTCCTGAAAGAACTGCACATCGAAGGTCTGGATGCTGT GACTGGACTCATTTTAATGGCGCCGAAGAAATAGAAGTGCCGTTCCCTTGTCTTCAGCATCTAATGGTCCGCAATTGTCCCATGTTGAAGGGACGATTGCCCGAAAAAATAGATGCCCTTGTGAGGCTTGATATCGATTCATGTCCGCTTCTGGATGCCTCACCTGCCGTTAGTCTTTCGTCTCTCCGCGAGCTATACTTCAGAGGTTGTAACGAGGTGACTTTTAAGAGCTTAGTTAACATGACTTCTCTCACCACTCTTGCTGTTGAAAATGTCGAGGGGCTCGCTTGCTTTCCTCTTGGGTACACAAGCTTCTCGACCAAGTTAGAGAAGTTAGAG GGAGTGAAGTCACTGGCGGAGATAGTTTCAGACTTGGGCCACCAACACCACGTCCAGTTGCTTGAAGATGTAAGAATTTTCTATTGTGAGCAATTGGGAAGCTTGCCTCGGAGCCTGCACAAGCTCTCCCACCTCACTCGCTTGACGATATTTGGGTGCGCCGCTCTGGAGCTGGAGCACTTCCCTCCACTTCCTGCCAGCGTATCCGAGTTCAGCCTATGGAGTTGCCCGAATGTAAAGTCTCTACCTGATAAATTGCATCACCTCACATCCCTCCGGAGCCTATATATTGTCGATTGCGAGAACATCAAATGCTTTCCCAGGGGAGGGTTGCCTCCCAATATAGAGACCTTCGAGGTGAGGGTCTGCGTGAACATGGAGCAGCATGTGGGAGAGTGGGGCTTGCACACACTCGCGTCGCTCCAATCTTTATGGATCGACGGGAGTGTTGGCGGACTTGGAGATATGGTGTGCTTTCCTCCAGAGGGTGACGGCAATGATCATgatctcctccttcctctctcacCTATCTTAATCTCTCCGACATGA